From the genome of Nocardia sp. NBC_01503, one region includes:
- a CDS encoding nitrilase-related carbon-nitrogen hydrolase, protein MNVITCFEPPVSHARVDAPVREPLRVALVQHRWQADGEAMRAEVNEGIARAAELGAKAVFLPEVTFSKYPAFERGGANPGAEAEDPATGPTFTFAAKAAIEHGVFVHASLYEQADQGDGLGFNTAILVSPTGELVGRTRKLHIPVTEGYYEDTYFRAGPATEEAYRPHGHADLGDVRIGMPTCWDEWFPEVARMYSLAGADMIVYPTAIGSEPGHPEFDTQPLWQHVIVGNGITAGTFMIVPNRYGNEGEITFYGSSFISDPYGRVLVRAPRDESAVLVADLDLDQRKDWLTLFPFLATRRPDTYGRLTEPVDREHPFGRA, encoded by the coding sequence ATGAACGTCATCACCTGTTTCGAGCCGCCCGTCTCGCACGCGCGGGTCGATGCCCCGGTGCGCGAGCCGCTGCGCGTCGCGCTGGTGCAGCATCGCTGGCAGGCCGACGGCGAGGCCATGCGCGCCGAGGTGAACGAGGGCATCGCCCGCGCCGCCGAACTGGGCGCGAAGGCGGTCTTCCTGCCCGAGGTGACCTTCAGCAAGTACCCGGCCTTCGAGCGCGGTGGCGCGAATCCCGGTGCGGAGGCCGAGGATCCGGCCACCGGGCCCACCTTCACCTTCGCGGCCAAGGCGGCGATCGAGCACGGCGTCTTCGTGCACGCCTCGCTGTATGAGCAGGCCGATCAGGGCGACGGTCTGGGCTTCAATACCGCGATCCTGGTGTCCCCCACCGGTGAACTGGTCGGCCGTACCCGCAAATTGCACATCCCGGTGACCGAGGGCTATTACGAGGACACCTACTTCCGGGCGGGCCCGGCCACCGAGGAGGCGTACCGGCCGCACGGTCACGCCGATCTCGGTGATGTGCGCATCGGTATGCCGACCTGCTGGGACGAATGGTTCCCGGAGGTCGCGCGGATGTACTCGCTCGCCGGGGCCGACATGATCGTCTATCCGACCGCCATCGGTTCCGAGCCCGGCCATCCGGAGTTCGACACCCAGCCGCTGTGGCAGCACGTGATCGTCGGCAATGGAATCACCGCGGGCACCTTCATGATCGTGCCCAACCGGTACGGCAATGAAGGCGAAATCACCTTCTACGGTTCGTCTTTCATCTCCGATCCGTACGGCCGGGTGCTGGTGCGGGCTCCGCGTGACGAGTCGGCGGTGCTGGTGGCGGATCTGGATCTGGATCAGCGCAAGGATTGGCTGACGCTCTTCCCGTTCCTGGCGACACGTCGCCCGGATACCTACGGCCGGTTGACCGAACCGGTCGATCGCGAGCATCCGTTCGGGCGGGCGTGA